A stretch of the Sphingosinithalassobacter tenebrarum genome encodes the following:
- a CDS encoding LytR/AlgR family response regulator transcription factor, producing MTMRLLICDDEPLASERLARLLAQRADVEIVGTARNGAEALEQVAALAPDALLLDVEMPALDGFDVVEELARPSEADSGAVPLIIFITAYPQFAPEAFDSGAIDFLTKPVRLARLERALDRLERAIADRSARQRLDELSRELTQLRAMRAPEREDGRRLMVSRRGEMVSVALDGLERIGAEGEYVRLYQGEQSFLHRGALTAILPLLDPARFRRVHRSHIVRTDCIASIVRRPAGGFRIVTTRDETVPVGRTYHGVVREILDAQSLNSEG from the coding sequence ATGACCATGCGGCTGCTGATCTGCGACGACGAGCCGCTGGCATCGGAACGGCTGGCGCGACTGCTCGCGCAGCGTGCCGATGTCGAGATCGTGGGCACCGCGCGCAACGGCGCCGAAGCGCTGGAGCAGGTTGCCGCGCTTGCCCCCGATGCCTTGCTGCTCGACGTCGAAATGCCCGCGCTTGACGGGTTCGACGTGGTCGAGGAACTGGCGCGGCCCAGCGAAGCGGATAGTGGCGCGGTACCGTTGATCATCTTCATCACCGCCTATCCGCAATTCGCGCCCGAAGCGTTCGACAGCGGCGCGATCGACTTTCTCACCAAGCCGGTTCGCCTCGCGCGGCTCGAGCGTGCGCTCGACCGTCTTGAACGCGCCATCGCAGATCGCAGCGCACGCCAGCGGCTCGACGAGCTTTCGCGCGAACTCACTCAGTTGCGGGCAATGCGTGCGCCCGAGCGCGAGGACGGCCGCCGCCTGATGGTCAGCCGGCGTGGGGAAATGGTAAGCGTTGCGCTCGACGGACTGGAACGCATCGGCGCCGAAGGCGAATATGTCCGCCTGTATCAGGGTGAGCAGAGCTTTTTGCATCGCGGTGCGCTGACGGCGATCTTGCCGTTGCTCGACCCGGCACGGTTCCGGCGCGTCCATCGCTCACACATCGTGCGCACCGACTGCATCGCTTCGATCGTGCGGCGGCCGGCGGGTGGATTCCGCATCGTAACGACGCGTGACGAAACCGTTCCGGTGGGGCGCACCTATCACGGCGTCGTACGCGAGATCCTCGATGCACAGAGCCTGAACTCCGAAGGCTGA